TGTTACCGGGAGAGGGCACCGGCCCTGAAATTTGCGAAGCGGTCCGGCTGGTGATCGATGCGAGCGGCGTCGATATCAAATGGGAGTATGAGGAGATCGGACTGGACTGCTTGGAGAAACACGGCACGCTGCTGCCTGACAAGACGGTCCAAGCCATCGCCAAAAATAAGATCGCGTTGAAAGGCCCCACGACCACGCCCATCGGAACCGGTCACAAGAGCGCGAATGTGACACTCCGAAAGGTGTTCGACCTCTATGCGAATGTGCGGCCGGCGAAATTAATCCCGGTGCTCAAACGGCCCTGGGATAAGATCGACATTCTGAATTTTCGCGAGAACACCGAAGACTGCTATGCCGCCATCGAGCATATGGTGTCGGACGAAGTCGCGCAATGTTTGAAAGTCATTACCTGGCCAGGCTCCTATCGCATTGCGGACTTTGCGTTTAAGTGGGCCAAAGCCAACGGGCGCAAGAAGGTCTACTGCGTCCACAAGGCCAACATCATGAAGATGACCGACGGACTCTTTCTCGATGCCTTTCGGGAAGTCGCCAAGCAATATCCCGACATGGAGTCCGGCGACATCATCGTGGATAACTGCTGCATGCAGCTGGTGAGAAATCCGGCTCAGTTCGACTGCCTCGTGCTGCCGAATCTCTACGGCGACATCCTGACGGACCTCTGCGCGGGGCTGGTGGGAGGTTTGGGATTTGCGCCGGGCGCCAATGTCGGCGATGGCTGCGCGATCTTCGAAGCGGTACACGGCTCAGCGCCGAAATACGCCGGCCTGAAAAAGGTCAATCCTTCGGCCGTGCTGGTCTCAGGCATCATGATGCTTCGCTGGTTAAAAGAGGATGCGGCCGCGGCCCGGATCGAGAAGGCCATGTTCGCCGTGCTCGACGAACGAAAGCACGTAACGTACGACGTCGGCGGCACGGCAACCACAGACGAGTATGCGCAAGCGATCGTGGACAAAATGCACGCGAAGGCCTGAGCCTCCGCACACAGACTGAACAAGGAGATATCCAATGCCAACGTTAACGGAAATCGCGAAAGCGACAAAGAAGAAGAGAGAGGTCACACTCGTCGGAATCGATATGTACATCATCACTGAGAAAGGCATCCCGAAATTCGATGAGATCGGAGCCTTTAAATGTGAATTCATTTCGAACCGCGGCACGAAGGTCTGGCCCGGGTTTGTGAGCCCCGATCTGCTGCAGGTCAATTGGTACCGCTGCCGGTTCATGGCCACCAAGAATGTGCAGGACGCGGACGTCAATGCGTTCCTGGACGCCCTGACGAAGAAGGGTTGGTGGTGGTCTGCGGCTCAGAAGCTGTGGAACTACGACGGCGAGCCAGGTTTCAGTAAGGCCTACTAGCGTCACACCTACGCCGTCGGCCAAAGCCGGCAGTCGAAAGATGAAGGGAGACCGCGATGCGCACCTCGCAAGATTTGAGGAGGTGCGCATCGACTCCCGCCCCAGCAGCCAGGCAATTAGAAGATGGTGCCGATCACCCCTAAGACGGCTCCGCTATGACGGAGGCGCGCGGCAAGGAGCGTTTGTCCGCTCCGAGGAATTCACGACAATGTCCTTGAGCAGCACCCGCATTCTCAACACGATGACATATGCGATCCCTCTCCTGGGTCAGCAAACCGCAGGAGTTATTGAACCGCCTCTGGATAGAGAATATCTATGACGCACACGGCTGGAAACAGGGGGAGTCTTCCTCGGGAAAAAGTTTCAAATGGCTCGACGAGCGGGGCCGATGTCGAGTACTCGATTATGCTGGCCGTGCTGAACTTCCAAAAGGATTTCATGCAATCCAACTACTCCCATATCCAGGTTCGGTTCGTGAAGAATACCATCGAGGTCGATCTGACCAGAACCTCCCCCATTCCAGCGGAAGAGCGGCTGGCTCAAACCCAGGAAGGATGCATTCAACTGAGAGAGATGCACCAGGCGCTGTTCGCGACGGGACAAGACCGTTTGCAGAAAGAGCTCACAGAAATCCTTGGCGAACACATTTATGAACTGCGCACCGACCTGGATCCACCTACAGGAAAAAGCACGATGGTGATCAATCTGCTCGGAGCGAGCGAACACTCGATAAAATGAACGGCCCCCGCCTGTTCGATCTCTTCTCGATAGATGGAGCCTCGATCGATCTCGTTCTAAACGGCATTACACGGACGCAATAGCCGGTCAGAAAACGACGCTGACAGGCGCTTCACCTTCCCCCTTGCTCCCTTGTAAGAGGAAGCATACGAAAGACTGGTCTCCCAGCCCCCCATATGATTGCCCACGCTCACTCCTGACCGAATTCATGGTGTGCTTATCGCGCGACGGGAAGCCCGCTGAAATGATACGACGAAATCGCGGCCGCGACCGCGACATTGAGGGAATCAATGCCCCGTACAAGGGGAATTGAATAGGTGTGCGATGACGCTGCGATGGATGCAGGGAGTAAACCTTGGCTTTCATTCCCAACGGCAATGATAGATCGAGGAGCACGCGCTGTAATACTTCTGAGATCACAGGCCTTGGGCGACGAGACGACGGCAGCATAGAGCACGCAGCCTGACGCGTTCAGAAAGGACAGCTCCGCCCCCTGAAACACCGGAAGCGCGAGAACGGCTCCGGCTGTGCCCCGCACCACCTTCGGATGAAAACAGTCAACGGAATCGGAGCTGAGCCAGACCCCTGACAAACCAAGCCCTGCGGCAGTCCGAACGATCGTACCCACATTCGTTGGATCTTGTAGACGTTCGCCATAGATACCCAGCACTCGCTGCTGAGCCAACACGTCGCGTTCATTCCATTTCGGCAAGTGGACAACCGCGAGAATCCCCTGCGGCACATCCACATCGGAGAGCTTTTCAAAGGTCTCATCCGAACAGGAATATTGCGTCGCCCGCAACGCATTTCTGGCAGCGCGACTCTCGTCGTCTTCCTGCTCAAGATATCGGGAGGAAACAGTGAGACTGATGATCTGTTGCGAAAAAGAGAGAATGAGATCGCGACAGGCGTGGGCGCCTTCGATGACGAAGGCGCCTTCACTGAGACGTGACTTCTTGTCCTGGAGAAGATGCCGAACCAACGACCCATGCGCACGAGTAAGAGGGCGGAGCAGAGCAGACACGTTCGACCCTCTTACCGTACAGGGCCAGGCTCGGAGAGAACGCCTGGCAGAGAACTACCGCCGCTTCCGCTCGGACGCGGCTTCTGCAGCACGAATCCGCTGGGCCCGCGCCTTAGCGCGCTTGAGCAGCGTGAGCTTCCCGCGCGTGCGATCCTGCTCGGTCTGCAGTTTTTCAAGCTGGGACTTCAGGTGAGCCTTCTCTTGCTTATGTAAATCCGCGCACTCGGCTTTCGAGAGAAGCTTCCAGTCGCCTGTATTGCCGGCCCGCTTAATCCGAGCATCCAGCGATTCGCGAAGCTGGCGCGCCCGCATCGTCATGAGTGACTTCAAGGCCTGCTGGCGCCGCTGCACCTCTTCTTCTTCAGCCATAATGCCACGAATGTCCGTTCCCAACATGTTCCCGCCCTCCTTCAAAGACCTACGTTCAAACGGGCATATTGTACCTGAATTCACCTCTCACCCGCCACCCGACAAATATCAACGTAAGTCATTGATGTGTATACGTTTATCAAATTCAACCCAGTGGGTCGCTTGCGGCAGAATCCAGACTTCTATATCATCCGCGCATGCCGATCGGTGCACTCATACAGGCCTGGAGACTCTCTCGAAACCAGTCAATTGAAACCCTTTCAAAGACTGCCGGCATCTCGACTAGTCAGCTCGAAGACATCGAGACCGATCAGACCGATCCTTCCTCAGCAACCATTGAATCACTCGCAACTGCCCTGCGCATTCCACCCTCATGGCTGTTTGATACACCCAAATCGTTTGATTGCCTGTTCAACGAGTCCGGCGACGATGAGCCCCCACCTCCAGACCACACCGATCCCGTCACCGAACGCATTCTGACCGGCTCACGTTTGGATCGATCGCTGTATGTCATGTTGACGGCGCTGATGCAGGCAGGCGATCCGAAACTGCTACGCGCGGCAGAAATGAGTCTCCGCAGTCTCGTCAAGCAATCACGGCAAGCCACTGTCCCCTGGCAACAGCGCCCTTCGGGGCATTTCGAACCACCCAGCGACTAACTGCCGACATCGGCTGATATTTCTGACCCGGATCAACAGTCTACTAGAAGATTTGCAGGATGAGGCACTTCAGATAGCGCGTCTCCGGCATGCTCGCCAGGATCGGATGATCGCCACTCTGTCCACGCTGCTCAATCAATCGGACTTCGCGCTTGGCGTCGCGTGCCGCCAGACGGATCGCATCCCAAAACTGCATGTCTGAGATGTGGTGCGAACAGGAACTCGTCACCAGAAAGCCTTCCGGTTTGGTGAGCCTGATTCCAAGCAGATTGATGTCCTTATACCCGGTGAGCGCCTTGGGCACCGCCTGTTGGCTCCTGGCAAACGCCGGAGGATCGAGCATGACCATATCGTAGCGTTTTCCGGTCTTGATCAATGCACGCAGTTCGTCGAATGCATCACCCGCGCGATAGTGACAACGAGACTCGACACGATTCCGACGCGCATGCTCCCGCGCAATCACCAGGGAGTCTTCGCTGACATCCAGCCCTTCGACCGATACGGCACCGGCCAGCGCCGCATGAATCCCGAACGCACCCGTATGACAGAATGCCTCCAGCACCTCAGCGCCGTTCGCATACCGCGCCGCCGCTAATCGATTTTCCCGTTGATCGCAAAACCACCCGGTCTTTTGTCCGGACTCCATATCGACACGGAAAATCGCCTGCCCCTCCGTAATTTCGACGGTCGTCGCTCCGCTCCCTTTCGCGAATCCCCGCTCCAGCGGCAATCCCTCAAGTGTCCGGCTTTTCGGATCATTTCTCAGATAAATCGTCTTCAAACCGGTGACCTCCGCGAGCAAATCGGCCAGCATCGCTTTCCGGCGATCCATCCCGAAGGCCAGCGTCTGCATCACCAGCGCCTGATCGTACCGATCCACGATTAATCCCGGCAGGCGGTCGCCTTCCCCATGGATGAGCCGGTACGCCGTCGAATTCGTCACGATCCGCTGCCGCAGACGCACCGCCTGACGCATCCGCTCAAGCCAAAACGGCTCATCGATCGGAATGTCGTCAAAGGTCAGAAAACGAACCCGAATCTTGGACTCCGGGTTATAGAACCCCCGGCCATAGAATCGTCCGGCGGGCGTGACCACATCGACCACATCACCGGCAACCGGCTGGCCCTCGATCTTCGCCACATGACCGGCATAGAGCCAGAGATGGCCGGGCCCTTCCCTCCCCATCTGATGAAGTAACGTCACGCGAGCGGTGGATGCATCAGTTTGTATTGTCATGCGTCACTTATCCAACCTGGCACTATGAAAGGTCAAGGGGATTCCCCGCGCTGTCGCGCGCGCACCCACGCATGACTTGACGCTGCCCGGGCAATATGATGTGCTCATGCGGAGCACCGCCCTGTTGTCGTCCTCTGGAGCACACACATGAATCATCCTGCAACCATCGGAACGGCCGTCCTCGACCGGCTCCATGGCCTGGGCGTCCGGCACATCTTCGGCATTCCCGGCGACTACGTGCTGTCACTCTATCAATTGATCGAAGCATCGCCCATCAAGCATATCGGGACGACCAGGGAAGACTGCGCGGGATTTGCCGCGGATGCCTACGCTCGCATCAACGGCATCGGCGCCGCCTGTGTCACCTATTGTGTCGGCGGACTCAACACCGTCAATGCCATCGCCTGCGCCTACGCGGAACGATCTCCCGTCGTCCTGCTCACGGGATCACCGGGACTCTCCGAACGCACGCGCACTCCCTACATGCACCATATGGTGAGAGACTTCTCCACCCAGCGGGACGTGTTTGAACAAATGACCGTCGCCGCCATTACGCTCGACGACCCCCTCACGGCCGAACGAGAAATGGACCGCGCCTTTGCCGCCCTGTTGCGATATCGCCGCCCCATCTACATTGAAATCCCGCGAGACATGGTCCATAGCCCGCTCCACGGCAGCGGCAAACCGGCCTGCATCGACGAGGCGCTCAGCGACGCGGCGGCACTGGCCGAAGCCATCGGCGAAGTCCGCATGATGCTGTCGGCCGCGCACCGTCCGGCAATACTGGTCGGCGCGGAAGTCGGACGATTCGGTCTGCACGACGATCTCGCCAAACTAGTTGAGCGGCTGAACATTCCCATTGCCTCCACCTTGCTGGGGAAATCCGTAATTCGAGAAGACCATCCGCTCTATGTGGGCGTATACGGAGGCCTGATCGGACGCGACGAAGTGCAGCAGTTCATCAACGAATCAGACTGCCTCCTGATTCTCGGCTCGATTCTCTCCGATGTCGAAGACGTGGATGCCCGGTCGCCGCTCATGACCGAAGGCCGGACGATTCACGCCACGGCCGACCGTATCGCCGTGAAGCATCATCGATACGAAGCCATCCGGTTTCAGGATTTTGTGCGTGGGCTCGGCGAAGCCCCGCTTCCCAGCTTCCCATCACGGACCCTACCGGCTCCGCCGTCTCCAGCCGGCCCCGCATTAGACCCCGCTGGGCCGATCACGCTGCGCGGCCTATTCGGCCATCTGGACACGATCCTGAACGAACAGACGCTGGTGATCGCGGACGTCGGAGAATCCTTGTTTGCCGCCGCCGATCTGCATGTCCACCGCCGGTTTGAATTCCTCTCCCCCGCCTACTACACCTCCATGGGGTTTGCCATCCCTGCCGCGCTCGGCGCCTCCTGCGCCGATCCGACCCTCCGCCCGATCGTGCTCGTCGGAGACGGAGCCTTTCAGATGACCGGAACGGAACTGTCCAGCTGCGTGCGCTACGGACAAGCCCCGATCGTCATCATTCTCAACAACCGCGGCTACTCCACCGAACGCGAAATCCTCGAAGGCCCGTTCAACGATATTCACGAATGGCAGTATGAACGCATCTGCGATCTGGTAGGCGGAGGCGTAGGCTCCCGTGTCACAACCCAACAGGGCTTTGAACAACGCATCGCCGCCGCGCTGGCCGACTCCACACAGGTGCATGTGCTCAACGTGCTGTTGAATCCAGCCGATCGCTCCCCCGGCATGGTTCGCCTGGCTCGCCGCCTAGGGAAAAAGCTCTCGACGGATAAACCGTAGCGTGGGGGCAACGACCGCGCCCTGACGATAGAGGTCCGGCTCATAACCACTTCGTCCCCATCGGAAGGACGGCCGTCCTCGTCAAGACGCTCAAGACACGGGCTCCTCAGCCACACCCCCGCGCGCGGCAGCAGCGGCTCGGACATCTCCCAGGGCTCACGTGACGACCACACTCGCTTGAATAGCCCGGCAATGGAGAGGATAATTCACCCCACAGACTTCCATGAAACAGACAACTCCACAATGGGTTATTTCATCGGGCGTCGCCGCGTTGACGGTCGCGCTCTTGGTAGTCGACCTTCACACGCCGCTAGGCGTGGCCAATCACATCCTGTACCTCGGCCCCGTGCTCCTCTCGTTACTCTCCTCGCAGCGGTCCTATCCGTTCATCATCTCGGGCATCGTCACGGTCCTGATTATCGTCGCAGGGCTTATGAGCGAGAACCCGCATGATCTTCCGCTGTGGGTCCCTATTTCCAATCGCGCGTTTAGCATCTGGGCCATGTGGGTGCCCGTCTGGTATTTCCGTCAACGCCGCGACCACGAACTGCTCCTCCAACGGATGAATACGGAGCTTGAGGAACGCGTGCGGGATCGCACCCGGCAACTCGCCCTGGTGAATGAGGCGCTGGTCGTCGAGATTACGGAGCGCATGCGCACGGAACACTCCCTTGAATTCAGCCGCCGGGAACTCACACGGCTGGCGTCGCAATTGATCCGAGTCCAGGAAGATGAGCGGCGAAGAATTTCCCGCGACCTGCACGATGATATCAACCAGCGGCTCGCGCTTCTGTCCATCGAACTGGAAGGGATTCAGCGGCAACTGCCCGCGCTCACACCGTCACTCACCCAAGCCATCCGGTCGATTTCGGATCGCGTGGCCGAGCTCTCCGAAGATGTGCGGCATCTGGCCTATCACTACCATCCCTCGATCCTCGACGACCTCGGTCTCTCCATCGCCCTACAGCGGCTGGTGGAAGATGTCGGCTCGCGCAACCATCTGGAGACCCGCATCAGCTGCCATGACATGCCGGCCACGCTCTCCCAGGATATCGCAACCGGCCTGTACCGCATCGCGCAGGAAAGTCTGAACAATGTCGTCCGCCATGCGAAGGCCTCGCGGGTCGACGTCGCCTTGGCTCAGTCCAGGATAGGACTGACCTTAACCATTACCGATAATGGCGTCGGGTTTCTCACCGATCTGCCCCGAACTGAATCCGGAGGCCTCGGGTTATTGAGCATGAAAGAACGCGTCGCTCTGGTCGGTGGAACCTTGTCCATCGAATCGGCGATCGGCACCGGCACCAGGCTCCAAGCCAGCATTCCCTTGATGGAGGAAGCGTGACAAAACCCCGCGTGCTACTTGCTGACGACCATACCTTGGTTCTGGACGGCTACCGCAAATTGCTGGAGGGCTCCTGCGACATCGTCGGCGCCGCCGAAGACGGCCGCACCCTGTTGAAGCTGGCACAGCAATTCCAGCCCGATATCGTGACGCTCGATATTTCCATGCCGCATCTGAATGGGATCGATGCCGCCCGCAAACTGCACAAGGATGTGCCGAACGCCAACCTCATCTTCGTCACGATGCACGCCGACCAGGCCTACGTCACCGAAGCCTTCAAAGCAGGCGCAAAGGGCTATTTGCTGAAGCGGTCCGCCGGATCGGAACTTGTCCAGGCCATCCAGGCCGTCATGAGCGGGCATAACTACATTACGCCGCTGATCGCCAAAGGATTGGTGCAGTCCGCCGTGACCGGTCGGACGCCGACCATGAAACGCGGCGCGGCGCTGACACCCCGCCAGCGGGAAGTCCTCCAATTAGTCGCCGAAGGCAACACCGTGAAGGAAATCGCGGTCGCGTTGGAGATCTCACCCAAAACCGTTGAGTTTCACAAAACACAACTGATGGATCAGCTGAACTTGCACACTACCGCCGAACTCACGCGCTATGCGCTGACCCACGGGCTCATCTCCTCATAATCGTCACGATAGTCGCGCGCATTCGACTGAAAAACCCAGGGATTTCCCCAGCTCCACCTGGGGACCTGTCTAGTACCCCAATCGCGATTCCCGACATACACTTCTTCCATAGGGAGCGGGCACATATCCGCGGCACGATCATCTCTATGGATGGAGGTGGGCCATGAGACGGACTCGCATCTTGCTGGCAGACGATCATCCGCAAATCCGTGAACTCCTCCGCATCATTCTGGAACCGGAGTTTAAAGTCGTGGGTGCCGTGGAGGATGGCGAAACGCTCTTGCAATATGCCCAGAGCTTGCAACCCGATGTCATCATTTCCGATATTGATATGCCCAAAATAGACGGTCTCCAAGCGGCCCGGACCCTGAAAGATGTCGCGCCGCACATACGCATCATCTTTCTGACCGCCCACGCCGCACCGTCTTACAAGGCCTCCGCCTTTGCGGCGGGAGCCGCCGGCTATCTCATTAAAGGAGCCACGACGGATTTAACCGGCTCATTGCGGTCTCTGATCGGCGACGTTCACACACAGAACCGTGCGCCACATGCGGTGCCGATACAACCATCGCCGGCGGTCCTGCGCCAAGACCGATAAAGAGGATCAGCCCCGCGACGCGAGCGGTCGAATCGCGTGAGAGGACGTCATCGTGGCTATGCACCTGACACTCTGCTGGTTTTGCCGGCGTCTCACCCCCGAGCAAGCCGAGGCCGATTCGGCAAGCGGAGGGCCGGAGATGGGAACTTCGAAGGACACTGTGCTCGGGCCGGACAACGCCATAATCGAGGATGCCTATTGTCATGACTGTGAACGGTTCTATCACCAACTCATCACGTTCGGACGCGGGAGCCACTACGCTGCCGGCGGCACCGGACCGGATGCCCCGATTCAGCAGCACCCGCAACCACAGACTACCCCCGCTTCAGCCAGGCAGTCGCGGCACCAGCCGACCACGAACGTGGGTCTTCACGGCAGCGGCGATCGGAACAAAGCGTCGCAATCACCCTAACGGCGAATATCCGCAATGAAATTGGCACCCGCATTCCTGGGCAATCTAAAGCCAGGACAAAGTACGCACATGACGACAGATCCATTAGTCCGTCGGCGCATTCTGGTGGTTGATCATGATGATGAGATCCGGCTGTCTGTATGCAGCCAATTAGCACAGTGGGGATTCGAGGCCGAGGGAAAAGACACCGGCCTATCGGGGCTCGCGCGGCTCGCTCAAGCGGGCTCAGCTCCAGAGTTCGCAGGCATGTTGCTCGAAATGGATATGCCGGTCCTCGGCGGCATGGCCGTCCTCCAGGAAATGAAGGACCGCCACCCAACGGTTCCGGTCATTGTCATGGCCCAGGCGTCCCACATCGACAAGCTCCGGAATGCAGTCAGGATGTGGGCCCAAGAGTACCTTGTGAAACCCGTTGACCCGGAACTCCTGAAACTAAAGTGCGCGTCAGTCTTCTCCGGACGTCCGCACCGAACCTAATATGAATTGCCAACCGTCTCCAGCACAGTCGAACCAATGGGTGACCGAAGACCAACGGCCAATCACGTGGCATCGCCTCATCGCAATGCCCCCTGAACGGGATTCGTCGAAAGGAATCGGGCACCCATTGGTTCGGCTCTGGAAACGCGGTGATGCTGCGCACGAACCACCCGACAGGACCGGTCGCCGTGCTTCTCGCCCCAGATGACCCCGAGTAGACCGCCGCCCAGGGCACACACCCTGGCGGGACCGGCAGACACCATCGTCCAAGCCAGTCCAGAAGCGTTCACGACACACCCGCCTCCCCTGAGGGAGAGGAGGCCCGATGCTATGTGCGGAAGTAGTCGCAAGGAATGAGATGACCGACAGAATTGATATGCCGAACACTCACACGATTCTTATCATCGACGACGATCCCGACATTCGCAAGCTCCTTCGTCTCGCACTTGAAGAAGCCGGTTATGGCGTTCGAGACGCTCAAGAGGGCGGCGCCGGCATCGCTATTGCCAAGGAAGGGCGATGCGCACTGGCGATTGTGGACCTCTTCATGCCCGGTAAAGAAGGGCTCGAAACCATTCTGACTTTGCGGCGAGAAATCCCGTGGATCAAACTGATCGCCATGAGCGGCGGAAGCAGCCGGGCCGACCTCTTGGCTGTGGCCACTTCGTTCGGCGCCGATCAGATCATCCACAAACCCTATGAGATCGACGCATTGCTGGCATCGATCGGCACCCTGCTCCCAAAACCATGACCTCTGTGGAATCAAGGGAACAACCGGCAGCTCCCTTCACACCGAAAGGCACGATATGGACAAAAGGACTATGAGATTCCCCGCCGCGCATCGCGCAATCCGATCGGCCGGGCTCTGCATTGGGGCCGGACTCCTAGCCGCCTGCGCGGCGGTATCGCCCGGCACGGACTCGGTCCCTACCCATCACATTCAGATTCAGAATGGCGTCACTCCGCAGCGCTTGGATGTCCATGTCGGTGACGAAATCCGCTGGCACAATCTACGGAGCGAGCCGGTCAAAATCAGCCTGCTCAGCCATCTCTCCGGATCGGGCGTCTCCTGCCAAACAGGCTTCTCGAGTTTTGGATCGCTCGACGATACGGCCACCATTCCACCTAATGGCTATGTGAGCCTGTGTTTCTCCCAGGCCGGGTCCATCCAATACAATGTCTGGCTCAATCTCGACGATCCGTTGAGGAGCATGACGCCCACCGCAAGGATTGTCGTCTCGACACGACCGACCTGACGGTGAAACTGATATACTCCTCGTTCTCATCGGAGTCCTGTATATGACCATTCGCGCTGTGCTTTCGCTCATCGGCCTCGGGGCCGCACTCTATGCCGCCGCCATACCGGCGTCG
This window of the Nitrospira lenta genome carries:
- a CDS encoding sensor histidine kinase encodes the protein MKQTTPQWVISSGVAALTVALLVVDLHTPLGVANHILYLGPVLLSLLSSQRSYPFIISGIVTVLIIVAGLMSENPHDLPLWVPISNRAFSIWAMWVPVWYFRQRRDHELLLQRMNTELEERVRDRTRQLALVNEALVVEITERMRTEHSLEFSRRELTRLASQLIRVQEDERRRISRDLHDDINQRLALLSIELEGIQRQLPALTPSLTQAIRSISDRVAELSEDVRHLAYHYHPSILDDLGLSIALQRLVEDVGSRNHLETRISCHDMPATLSQDIATGLYRIAQESLNNVVRHAKASRVDVALAQSRIGLTLTITDNGVGFLTDLPRTESGGLGLLSMKERVALVGGTLSIESAIGTGTRLQASIPLMEEA
- a CDS encoding Na-translocating system protein MpsC family protein yields the protein MTHTAGNRGSLPREKVSNGSTSGADVEYSIMLAVLNFQKDFMQSNYSHIQVRFVKNTIEVDLTRTSPIPAEERLAQTQEGCIQLREMHQALFATGQDRLQKELTEILGEHIYELRTDLDPPTGKSTMVINLLGASEHSIK
- a CDS encoding isocitrate dehydrogenase, with translation MPTLTEIAKATKKKREVTLVGIDMYIITEKGIPKFDEIGAFKCEFISNRGTKVWPGFVSPDLLQVNWYRCRFMATKNVQDADVNAFLDALTKKGWWWSAAQKLWNYDGEPGFSKAY
- a CDS encoding helix-turn-helix domain-containing protein, with protein sequence MPIGALIQAWRLSRNQSIETLSKTAGISTSQLEDIETDQTDPSSATIESLATALRIPPSWLFDTPKSFDCLFNESGDDEPPPPDHTDPVTERILTGSRLDRSLYVMLTALMQAGDPKLLRAAEMSLRSLVKQSRQATVPWQQRPSGHFEPPSD
- a CDS encoding class I SAM-dependent rRNA methyltransferase; the encoded protein is MTIQTDASTARVTLLHQMGREGPGHLWLYAGHVAKIEGQPVAGDVVDVVTPAGRFYGRGFYNPESKIRVRFLTFDDIPIDEPFWLERMRQAVRLRQRIVTNSTAYRLIHGEGDRLPGLIVDRYDQALVMQTLAFGMDRRKAMLADLLAEVTGLKTIYLRNDPKSRTLEGLPLERGFAKGSGATTVEITEGQAIFRVDMESGQKTGWFCDQRENRLAAARYANGAEVLEAFCHTGAFGIHAALAGAVSVEGLDVSEDSLVIAREHARRNRVESRCHYRAGDAFDELRALIKTGKRYDMVMLDPPAFARSQQAVPKALTGYKDINLLGIRLTKPEGFLVTSSCSHHISDMQFWDAIRLAARDAKREVRLIEQRGQSGDHPILASMPETRYLKCLILQIF
- a CDS encoding response regulator transcription factor; amino-acid sequence: MRRTRILLADDHPQIRELLRIILEPEFKVVGAVEDGETLLQYAQSLQPDVIISDIDMPKIDGLQAARTLKDVAPHIRIIFLTAHAAPSYKASAFAAGAAGYLIKGATTDLTGSLRSLIGDVHTQNRAPHAVPIQPSPAVLRQDR
- a CDS encoding response regulator; this translates as MTKPRVLLADDHTLVLDGYRKLLEGSCDIVGAAEDGRTLLKLAQQFQPDIVTLDISMPHLNGIDAARKLHKDVPNANLIFVTMHADQAYVTEAFKAGAKGYLLKRSAGSELVQAIQAVMSGHNYITPLIAKGLVQSAVTGRTPTMKRGAALTPRQREVLQLVAEGNTVKEIAVALEISPKTVEFHKTQLMDQLNLHTTAELTRYALTHGLISS
- a CDS encoding isocitrate/isopropylmalate dehydrogenase family protein; translated protein: MGTQHVVTMLPGEGTGPEICEAVRLVIDASGVDIKWEYEEIGLDCLEKHGTLLPDKTVQAIAKNKIALKGPTTTPIGTGHKSANVTLRKVFDLYANVRPAKLIPVLKRPWDKIDILNFRENTEDCYAAIEHMVSDEVAQCLKVITWPGSYRIADFAFKWAKANGRKKVYCVHKANIMKMTDGLFLDAFREVAKQYPDMESGDIIVDNCCMQLVRNPAQFDCLVLPNLYGDILTDLCAGLVGGLGFAPGANVGDGCAIFEAVHGSAPKYAGLKKVNPSAVLVSGIMMLRWLKEDAAAARIEKAMFAVLDERKHVTYDVGGTATTDEYAQAIVDKMHAKA
- a CDS encoding TrmH family RNA methyltransferase, translating into MSALLRPLTRAHGSLVRHLLQDKKSRLSEGAFVIEGAHACRDLILSFSQQIISLTVSSRYLEQEDDESRAARNALRATQYSCSDETFEKLSDVDVPQGILAVVHLPKWNERDVLAQQRVLGIYGERLQDPTNVGTIVRTAAGLGLSGVWLSSDSVDCFHPKVVRGTAGAVLALPVFQGAELSFLNASGCVLYAAVVSSPKACDLRSITARAPRSIIAVGNESQGLLPASIAASSHTYSIPLVRGIDSLNVAVAAAISSYHFSGLPVAR
- a CDS encoding response regulator, with the protein product MTTDPLVRRRILVVDHDDEIRLSVCSQLAQWGFEAEGKDTGLSGLARLAQAGSAPEFAGMLLEMDMPVLGGMAVLQEMKDRHPTVPVIVMAQASHIDKLRNAVRMWAQEYLVKPVDPELLKLKCASVFSGRPHRT
- a CDS encoding alpha-keto acid decarboxylase family protein, whose protein sequence is MNHPATIGTAVLDRLHGLGVRHIFGIPGDYVLSLYQLIEASPIKHIGTTREDCAGFAADAYARINGIGAACVTYCVGGLNTVNAIACAYAERSPVVLLTGSPGLSERTRTPYMHHMVRDFSTQRDVFEQMTVAAITLDDPLTAEREMDRAFAALLRYRRPIYIEIPRDMVHSPLHGSGKPACIDEALSDAAALAEAIGEVRMMLSAAHRPAILVGAEVGRFGLHDDLAKLVERLNIPIASTLLGKSVIREDHPLYVGVYGGLIGRDEVQQFINESDCLLILGSILSDVEDVDARSPLMTEGRTIHATADRIAVKHHRYEAIRFQDFVRGLGEAPLPSFPSRTLPAPPSPAGPALDPAGPITLRGLFGHLDTILNEQTLVIADVGESLFAAADLHVHRRFEFLSPAYYTSMGFAIPAALGASCADPTLRPIVLVGDGAFQMTGTELSSCVRYGQAPIVIILNNRGYSTEREILEGPFNDIHEWQYERICDLVGGGVGSRVTTQQGFEQRIAAALADSTQVHVLNVLLNPADRSPGMVRLARRLGKKLSTDKP
- a CDS encoding response regulator transcription factor → MTDRIDMPNTHTILIIDDDPDIRKLLRLALEEAGYGVRDAQEGGAGIAIAKEGRCALAIVDLFMPGKEGLETILTLRREIPWIKLIAMSGGSSRADLLAVATSFGADQIIHKPYEIDALLASIGTLLPKP